The Stieleria maiorica genome includes the window GACCAACCGTTGGATCAGCAAGCGACAAATGAACGGCGCCACGTTGGGGTGATCGGCGATCGCGTCCAGCCCCGCGCCGATTTCGGCTTTCACATCGTCTTGCGTCAACGTCGTCGGAAGCGGCGGCAGTACCGTGCCGAAGACCGTCTTGCTGGCCGGGGCGTTCGGGTCTTCGGAGTAATTCAGGTTGTTGTCGTGCTCGGGGACATGAATCTGCATCGGCTCGCCGAAGTTGCGCGGCACGTAGAAGTCGTTCCTCGAGTAGTGCTTGTACTTGAATCCCGTGAACAGTCGCCCCAGTTCTTTGATCTGTTCATTGTCGTAGGTGGGAATCAAATTGCCGTTCTCGTCCGTCTTTAAGCGGCCGTCCTGGTGCAGCTGATACAGACCGATCGAAAAGAGCTGCATGATTTCACGCGCATAGTTTTCGTCGGGAAACCGGCCGGCGGAAAGGTTGGCTTTGCGATTGCCTCGGGAACTGAGCCAGTCTCCCATGCAGGGATGGTACGTGACGTCTTCCAACAGCTCGCGGTATGTTCCATCGATCCCCTCGGACAGCATGTCGTAATAGTTGGACATCCCCAACCAATCCACGATCGTCGTCTGGCCTCCGCCGATCGATCGCCGGTCGTCGTTGTTGAATCCCGTTCCCGAGTCGCCGATCACAAAGATCTGTGACAGCGCCCAAGCGACGCGTTGGCGAAGTTGATCTTCGCCGGTCAGCGCGATGTGCCACCATGCCTGGTACCGATACAACGAAACGCCGATCCCCTGCGTGTCCGGCTGGTTCCCGTCGACGTGAATGATGTCCAACGCCACGTCCTGGTGTGACGTCGGCGGCAGCGCGAATTGCTGGTCGATCCATTGCGACGTCGCGCGTTTGTAACCGACTTCGCTGATCCGGCGGGCGAGCGAATCGATCGACTCCTGGGTCGGGCCGAACGTCGCCTTGGAAAGAAATTGCGCCGCGCGAATCTTGGCCTTCGTCAGTCGGATCGCGCGGGCGCTGCTGACCGGGAACTCCCCGGCCTGAAGTGCCGCGGTGTCGAGTCCTGAGAAGCCGATCACGGCAAGGACAAACAACACCCCTCGAAATCGATCGCATCGCGTTCGCATGACCACCACCACCTACGAGTCGGCGGGAAGGCACGCCGGCCGCCGATAAGGGAAAGACGAGACAGGAGATGAGTCTGGCCGGACGCCGAAAATGTCCGCTTCGGCGGCGACAAGGTGTTCGAAGTTAGCGACAACGAAGTCCCGATGCAAAGCGCAACGACGGCCAGCGACTCCTTAACTGGCAAATAATTCGCCACGCTCCCCCCTTGAGGACTGCTCGGGCCACCGTCTTGTATCGGTCCGTATCCGCGGCCCGCTCCGACGGGCCGGCTCACGGTTCCAAATTAGCCCCGTCGTCTGGCAGCGGCCAGTTTGACGTAGCAACGCTCGCCGGAGCATGGAAAATACAGGGGATCCTATTTCGGCGACGGTGCCACCATTTGGTCGGCAGTTCGCCTCGTTTCCTGTACAACGAATGCTGACGCTTCAGCCGAGGACGAGCGCCGGTCGAACGTCACTTCCAGAAGCCAGCGACTGTATCCAACTGCCCTCCTATCCGAACGAGACGATTGAACACGCCTCCACCTGACAGAGTTTCGACTGGCACAATCAGCAGCGATCCGCTGATCGATCGTTTCGGTCGTGTCCACCGCAGTCTGCGAATGAGCGTGACCGACCGCTGCAACCTGCGCTGTTTTTATTGCATGCCGGAAGTCGGTGCCGAGTTCGCGCCGCGGGAGACGTTGCTGACGTTTGAAGAGATCGTGCGGATCGCCGCTCTGTTGGTCTCGCGTTGCGGCATCGGAGACATTCGTTTGACCGGTGGTGAACCGCTGGTGCGGAAGGACTTACCTAAGCTGGTCGCCATGCTTTCCGCGATCGGAGACTTGAAAGACTTGTCGTTGACGACCAACGGGATGTTGTTGGAACAGTTCGCCGGTCCGCTGCGTCGCGCGGGACTGAAGCGATTGAACATCAGTATCGACACGCTGGACGAAGCGAACTTTCAAAAGGTCTCGCGGCGAAGCGGGATCGATCAGGTCGTCCGCGGGATCGACGCCGCGATCGCGACCGGGTTCGAGACGATCAAGTTGAACACGACCGCGGTCAAAGGGGTCACCGAAACCGAGATCGTTTCGCTGGTAAAGTTCGCCATCGAGCGAAACGTTCAAATACGCTTCATCGAATTCATGCCGCTGGACACCGACCGATCTTGGCGGACCGAAAATGTGCTCAGCGGAAACATGATTCGCGACATCATCGAACGGGAATTCGGACCGATGAATCCGGTGCCGCCGCCAGTCGCCTCGCAGCCGGCAACCGATTTTCAGCTTGCCGGGGGACAGCCGATCGGATTGATTCAATCGGTGACCGAGCCGTTTTGTGATGCATGCGACCGAATTCGTTTAACCGCGGACGGCGCGATTCGAAACTGCCTGTTTTCCCAACACGAGTTTCCGATTCGCGACCTGGTGCGAAGCGGGGCCAGTGACGACGAATTGATCGATCAGTTCAAAGCGGCGGTTTCGGCCAAAGCGGCCGGCCACGGGATCGATGACGGCAGCTTTTCGCCTCCGCAGCGCCCGATGTATTCGATCGGTGGGTAAGGCCGTTTTCTCCGCCCCGGGTACGATGGCCTTTCCGGGCCGTCGTCCGTGGGACTCGGTGCGACGACCTAGAAAGGACGTCGTACATCCACGCCACTTGTTTTTGGCACCTGCCCCTTTTCCGCTGTTGCGAGGAATCTGTCGCGCCACTCTGTTAGCCGGCTGATCGAAAGACTAAATTACCGGCCATGAACAATCTATTTGAATTAAAAAGCGATGTCGCGGCGGTGATTGGCGGAACCGGCGAACTGGGCGGGCTGATGGCAGAGGCACTCGGTTCGGCGGGTGCGAAGGTCGCCGTGATCGGTCGCAACGCCGAGCGTGGTGAAGCGCGAGCCAAGAAGATCACCGACGCCGGCGGCGAGGCAAAGTTTTTTACCGCCGACGGGTTGAGTGCCGAGTCACTGGATGCCGCCCGCGTCGCAATCGCCGACTGGGCCGGCGGCCCGACGTCGGTGTTGGTCAACGCGGCCGGTGGAAACCGTCCCGAGGCGACGATTCCGCCGGGCGGGGATTTCTGCAAGTTGCCGCTGGACGCGTGGCGCGACGTGTTTGACCTGAACCTGGTCGGCGGTGCGTTGTTGCCCAGCCAAGTGTTTGGCCAAGACATGATCGACGCCGGCGTGGGCAGCATCATCAACATCGCTTCGATGAGCGGCATCATCCCACTTTCTCGCGTCGTGGCTTATTCGGCCGCCAAAAGCGCGGTGATCAACCTGACGATGTGGCTGGCCCGCGAATGGGCGACCACGGGCGTTCGGGTCAACGCGATCAGCCCCGGATTCTTTCCCGCCGAACAGAACCGCAAGTTGCTGTTCAACGACGACGGCAGCTACACCGAGCGCGGCGGTCAGATCATCGGACACACGCCCATGGGCCGCTTCGGCAAACCGGAAGAGTTGG containing:
- a CDS encoding DUF1800 family protein, giving the protein MLFVLAVIGFSGLDTAALQAGEFPVSSARAIRLTKAKIRAAQFLSKATFGPTQESIDSLARRISEVGYKRATSQWIDQQFALPPTSHQDVALDIIHVDGNQPDTQGIGVSLYRYQAWWHIALTGEDQLRQRVAWALSQIFVIGDSGTGFNNDDRRSIGGGQTTIVDWLGMSNYYDMLSEGIDGTYRELLEDVTYHPCMGDWLSSRGNRKANLSAGRFPDENYAREIMQLFSIGLYQLHQDGRLKTDENGNLIPTYDNEQIKELGRLFTGFKYKHYSRNDFYVPRNFGEPMQIHVPEHDNNLNYSEDPNAPASKTVFGTVLPPLPTTLTQDDVKAEIGAGLDAIADHPNVAPFICRLLIQRLVKSNPSRAYLRRVTRIFNDNGSGVRGDLRSVVKAILTDPELYRGQRPVRRRNPLRVDVITRGTEYSRLREPILRLTSLIRAMRPTTNYAAGYMMLSRNVGDEIGQMAFRSPSVFNFYLPDFQPPGDLIGYTPTRRNPYDSLFAPEFQILNGVTANKTLNRLRSWTYNRYVQYGMRKGSCRITFHLEPELELARDLDNLDEILRRFDLWLCNGSMSEATKTGIKNAILSEPQASSTQRVEVMLNAVLLSPDCAVEQ
- the moaA gene encoding GTP 3',8-cyclase MoaA; translated protein: MNTPPPDRVSTGTISSDPLIDRFGRVHRSLRMSVTDRCNLRCFYCMPEVGAEFAPRETLLTFEEIVRIAALLVSRCGIGDIRLTGGEPLVRKDLPKLVAMLSAIGDLKDLSLTTNGMLLEQFAGPLRRAGLKRLNISIDTLDEANFQKVSRRSGIDQVVRGIDAAIATGFETIKLNTTAVKGVTETEIVSLVKFAIERNVQIRFIEFMPLDTDRSWRTENVLSGNMIRDIIEREFGPMNPVPPPVASQPATDFQLAGGQPIGLIQSVTEPFCDACDRIRLTADGAIRNCLFSQHEFPIRDLVRSGASDDELIDQFKAAVSAKAAGHGIDDGSFSPPQRPMYSIGG
- a CDS encoding SDR family oxidoreductase is translated as MNNLFELKSDVAAVIGGTGELGGLMAEALGSAGAKVAVIGRNAERGEARAKKITDAGGEAKFFTADGLSAESLDAARVAIADWAGGPTSVLVNAAGGNRPEATIPPGGDFCKLPLDAWRDVFDLNLVGGALLPSQVFGQDMIDAGVGSIINIASMSGIIPLSRVVAYSAAKSAVINLTMWLAREWATTGVRVNAISPGFFPAEQNRKLLFNDDGSYTERGGQIIGHTPMGRFGKPEELAGATIWLASRKASSFVTGQNIAIDGGFASVTI